One Manihot esculenta cultivar AM560-2 chromosome 6, M.esculenta_v8, whole genome shotgun sequence DNA segment encodes these proteins:
- the LOC110617676 gene encoding FGGY carbohydrate kinase domain-containing protein isoform X2: MSGKRRVSSDTTPLLDPQQRSSPRYDPSSDRSFTPASFSVEMSATVTATAPHRHVFLGVDVGTGSARAGLFDENGKLLGSASSPIQIWKERDYVEQSSTDIWHAICAAVKSACSLANVAEEEVTGIGFAATCSLVAVDADGAPVSVSWSGDPRRNIIVWMDHRAVKQAEKINSSNSPVLQYCGGALSPEMQPPKLLWVKENLQESWSMVFRWMDLSDWLSYRATGDDTRSLCTTVCKWTYLGHAHMQQMSENDSRDMEACGWDDDFWEEIGLGDLVDGHHAKIGRSVAFPGHPLGSGLTPTAAKELGLVAGTPVGTSLIDAHAGGVGIMESVPEAYSDSNDYDKEAICHRMALVCGTSTCHMAVSQSKLFIPGIWGPFWSDISLFEILNNILRTMVDDQKAPFFAALTEDVHILPDFHGNRSPIADPKAKGIICGLTLDTSDKQLALLYLATIQGIAYGTRHIVEHCNAHGHKIDTLLACGGLSKNPVFIQEHADIIGCRIVLPRESESVLLGAAILGAVAAKKYASLSEAMKALNAAGQVIHPSNDPKVKKYHDAKYQIFRQLYEQQLSHRSTIAKALE, from the exons ATGTCTGGTAAAAGGAGGGTGTCGTCTGATACGACACCATTGCTCGACCCACAACAACGCTCGTCTCCTCGCTACGATCCTTCTTCTGATCGCTCCTTCACTCCCGCTTCTTTTTCCGTCGAGATGTCCGCCACTGTCACCGCGACTGCCCCTCATCGCCACGTCTTCCTCGGCGTCGATGTAGGCACCGGCAGCGCCCGTGCTG GTTTGTTTGATGAGAATGGGAAACTTCTTGGGTCTGCTAGTAGTCCAATTCAGATATGGAAGGAACGTGACTACGTGGAG CAATCGTCCACAGATATTTGGCATGCCATCTGTGCGGCTGTGAAGTCAGCATGCTCCCTTGCAAATGTTGCGGAGGAAGAAGTGACCGGCATCGGGTTTGCTGCTACTTGTTCTCTTG TTGCTGTTGATGCTGATGGAGCTCCAGTATCAGTTTCTTGGAGCGGGGATCCAAGAAGAAACATTATAGTTTGGATGGACCATAGAGCTGTAAAACAAGCAGAGAAGATCAATTCCTCTAACTCTCCAGTATTACAATACTGTGGTGGTGCTCTTTCCCCTGAAATGCAGCCACCAAAG CTTTTATGGGTGAAAGAAAATTTGCAAGAATCATGGTCAATGGTGTTCAGGTGGATGGACTTGAGTGATTGGTTATCATACAG aGCTACAGGGGATGATACTCGCAGTCTATGTACAACAGTATGCAAATGGACGTATCTTGGCCATGCACATATGCAACAAATGAGTGAAAATGATTCCCGAGACATGGAAGCTTGTGGTTGGGATGATGACTTTTGGGAAGAGATTGGCTTGGGAGATCTTGTAGATGGGCATCATGCTAAGATTG GACGGAGTGTAGCTTTTCCTGGCCACCCTTTGGGTTCTGGACTAACTCCAACAGCTGCAAAG GAACTGGGTCTTGTAGCAGGAACTCCTGTGGGGACTTCGCTCATTGATGCTCATGCTGGTGGTGTGGGGATCATGGAGAGTGTTCCTGAGGCATATTCTGATTCTAATG ATTATGATAAGGAAGCAATATGCCATCGAATGGCTTTAGTCTGTGGTACTTCTACTTGTCATATGGCTGTGTCACAGAGCAAGTTGTTCATTCCAGGGATCTGGGGCCCATTTTGGTCAG ATATATCTCTATTTGAAATACTGAACAATATATTGAGGACAATGGTGGATGATCAAAAGGCTCCATTCTTTGCTGCTTTGACAGAAGACGTACACATCCTTCCTGACTTTCATGGGAATAG ATCTCCCATTGCAGATCCAAAAGCCAAAGGAATTATTTGTGGTTTGACTCTTGATACAAGTGACAAACAGCTGGCTCTTTTATACCTTGCCACAATACAGGGTATTGCATATGGTACACGCCACATTGTGGAACACTGCAATGCTCACGGTCATAAA ATTGACACATTGCTTGCATGTGGTGGCCTTTCAAAAAATCCTGTGTTTATTCAAGAACATGCAGATATCATTG GTTGCCGTATTGTACTTCCTCGAGAAAGTGAGTCTGTGTTACTGGGTGCTGCTATTCTTGGTGCTGTTGCTGCGAAGAAATATGCCAGTCTAAGTGAAGCCATGAAGGCACTGAATGCGGCTGGTCAG
- the LOC110617676 gene encoding FGGY carbohydrate kinase domain-containing protein isoform X1: MSGKRRVSSDTTPLLDPQQRSSPRYDPSSDRSFTPASFSVEMSATVTATAPHRHVFLGVDVGTGSARAGLFDENGKLLGSASSPIQIWKERDYVEQSSTDIWHAICAAVKSACSLANVAEEEVTGIGFAATCSLVAVDADGAPVSVSWSGDPRRNIIVWMDHRAVKQAEKINSSNSPVLQYCGGALSPEMQPPKLLWVKENLQESWSMVFRWMDLSDWLSYRATGDDTRSLCTTVCKWTYLGHAHMQQMSENDSRDMEACGWDDDFWEEIGLGDLVDGHHAKIGRSVAFPGHPLGSGLTPTAAKELGLVAGTPVGTSLIDAHAGGVGIMESVPEAYSDSNDYDKEAICHRMALVCGTSTCHMAVSQSKLFIPGIWGPFWSAMVPEYWLTEGGQSATGALLDHIIENHVASPHLANRAASQNISLFEILNNILRTMVDDQKAPFFAALTEDVHILPDFHGNRSPIADPKAKGIICGLTLDTSDKQLALLYLATIQGIAYGTRHIVEHCNAHGHKIDTLLACGGLSKNPVFIQEHADIIGCRIVLPRESESVLLGAAILGAVAAKKYASLSEAMKALNAAGQVIHPSNDPKVKKYHDAKYQIFRQLYEQQLSHRSTIAKALE, encoded by the exons ATGTCTGGTAAAAGGAGGGTGTCGTCTGATACGACACCATTGCTCGACCCACAACAACGCTCGTCTCCTCGCTACGATCCTTCTTCTGATCGCTCCTTCACTCCCGCTTCTTTTTCCGTCGAGATGTCCGCCACTGTCACCGCGACTGCCCCTCATCGCCACGTCTTCCTCGGCGTCGATGTAGGCACCGGCAGCGCCCGTGCTG GTTTGTTTGATGAGAATGGGAAACTTCTTGGGTCTGCTAGTAGTCCAATTCAGATATGGAAGGAACGTGACTACGTGGAG CAATCGTCCACAGATATTTGGCATGCCATCTGTGCGGCTGTGAAGTCAGCATGCTCCCTTGCAAATGTTGCGGAGGAAGAAGTGACCGGCATCGGGTTTGCTGCTACTTGTTCTCTTG TTGCTGTTGATGCTGATGGAGCTCCAGTATCAGTTTCTTGGAGCGGGGATCCAAGAAGAAACATTATAGTTTGGATGGACCATAGAGCTGTAAAACAAGCAGAGAAGATCAATTCCTCTAACTCTCCAGTATTACAATACTGTGGTGGTGCTCTTTCCCCTGAAATGCAGCCACCAAAG CTTTTATGGGTGAAAGAAAATTTGCAAGAATCATGGTCAATGGTGTTCAGGTGGATGGACTTGAGTGATTGGTTATCATACAG aGCTACAGGGGATGATACTCGCAGTCTATGTACAACAGTATGCAAATGGACGTATCTTGGCCATGCACATATGCAACAAATGAGTGAAAATGATTCCCGAGACATGGAAGCTTGTGGTTGGGATGATGACTTTTGGGAAGAGATTGGCTTGGGAGATCTTGTAGATGGGCATCATGCTAAGATTG GACGGAGTGTAGCTTTTCCTGGCCACCCTTTGGGTTCTGGACTAACTCCAACAGCTGCAAAG GAACTGGGTCTTGTAGCAGGAACTCCTGTGGGGACTTCGCTCATTGATGCTCATGCTGGTGGTGTGGGGATCATGGAGAGTGTTCCTGAGGCATATTCTGATTCTAATG ATTATGATAAGGAAGCAATATGCCATCGAATGGCTTTAGTCTGTGGTACTTCTACTTGTCATATGGCTGTGTCACAGAGCAAGTTGTTCATTCCAGGGATCTGGGGCCCATTTTGGTCAG CAATGGTCCCTGAGTACTGGCTTACAGAGGGTGGGCAGAGTGCTACTGGTGCATTACTAGATCACATCATAGAAAACCATGTTGCTTCTCCTCACCTTGCAAATCGTGCTGCTTCGCAGA ATATATCTCTATTTGAAATACTGAACAATATATTGAGGACAATGGTGGATGATCAAAAGGCTCCATTCTTTGCTGCTTTGACAGAAGACGTACACATCCTTCCTGACTTTCATGGGAATAG ATCTCCCATTGCAGATCCAAAAGCCAAAGGAATTATTTGTGGTTTGACTCTTGATACAAGTGACAAACAGCTGGCTCTTTTATACCTTGCCACAATACAGGGTATTGCATATGGTACACGCCACATTGTGGAACACTGCAATGCTCACGGTCATAAA ATTGACACATTGCTTGCATGTGGTGGCCTTTCAAAAAATCCTGTGTTTATTCAAGAACATGCAGATATCATTG GTTGCCGTATTGTACTTCCTCGAGAAAGTGAGTCTGTGTTACTGGGTGCTGCTATTCTTGGTGCTGTTGCTGCGAAGAAATATGCCAGTCTAAGTGAAGCCATGAAGGCACTGAATGCGGCTGGTCAG
- the LOC110617676 gene encoding FGGY carbohydrate kinase domain-containing protein isoform X3: MDHRAVKQAEKINSSNSPVLQYCGGALSPEMQPPKLLWVKENLQESWSMVFRWMDLSDWLSYRATGDDTRSLCTTVCKWTYLGHAHMQQMSENDSRDMEACGWDDDFWEEIGLGDLVDGHHAKIGRSVAFPGHPLGSGLTPTAAKELGLVAGTPVGTSLIDAHAGGVGIMESVPEAYSDSNDYDKEAICHRMALVCGTSTCHMAVSQSKLFIPGIWGPFWSAMVPEYWLTEGGQSATGALLDHIIENHVASPHLANRAASQNISLFEILNNILRTMVDDQKAPFFAALTEDVHILPDFHGNRSPIADPKAKGIICGLTLDTSDKQLALLYLATIQGIAYGTRHIVEHCNAHGHKIDTLLACGGLSKNPVFIQEHADIIGCRIVLPRESESVLLGAAILGAVAAKKYASLSEAMKALNAAGQVIHPSNDPKVKKYHDAKYQIFRQLYEQQLSHRSTIAKALE, encoded by the exons ATGGACCATAGAGCTGTAAAACAAGCAGAGAAGATCAATTCCTCTAACTCTCCAGTATTACAATACTGTGGTGGTGCTCTTTCCCCTGAAATGCAGCCACCAAAG CTTTTATGGGTGAAAGAAAATTTGCAAGAATCATGGTCAATGGTGTTCAGGTGGATGGACTTGAGTGATTGGTTATCATACAG aGCTACAGGGGATGATACTCGCAGTCTATGTACAACAGTATGCAAATGGACGTATCTTGGCCATGCACATATGCAACAAATGAGTGAAAATGATTCCCGAGACATGGAAGCTTGTGGTTGGGATGATGACTTTTGGGAAGAGATTGGCTTGGGAGATCTTGTAGATGGGCATCATGCTAAGATTG GACGGAGTGTAGCTTTTCCTGGCCACCCTTTGGGTTCTGGACTAACTCCAACAGCTGCAAAG GAACTGGGTCTTGTAGCAGGAACTCCTGTGGGGACTTCGCTCATTGATGCTCATGCTGGTGGTGTGGGGATCATGGAGAGTGTTCCTGAGGCATATTCTGATTCTAATG ATTATGATAAGGAAGCAATATGCCATCGAATGGCTTTAGTCTGTGGTACTTCTACTTGTCATATGGCTGTGTCACAGAGCAAGTTGTTCATTCCAGGGATCTGGGGCCCATTTTGGTCAG CAATGGTCCCTGAGTACTGGCTTACAGAGGGTGGGCAGAGTGCTACTGGTGCATTACTAGATCACATCATAGAAAACCATGTTGCTTCTCCTCACCTTGCAAATCGTGCTGCTTCGCAGA ATATATCTCTATTTGAAATACTGAACAATATATTGAGGACAATGGTGGATGATCAAAAGGCTCCATTCTTTGCTGCTTTGACAGAAGACGTACACATCCTTCCTGACTTTCATGGGAATAG ATCTCCCATTGCAGATCCAAAAGCCAAAGGAATTATTTGTGGTTTGACTCTTGATACAAGTGACAAACAGCTGGCTCTTTTATACCTTGCCACAATACAGGGTATTGCATATGGTACACGCCACATTGTGGAACACTGCAATGCTCACGGTCATAAA ATTGACACATTGCTTGCATGTGGTGGCCTTTCAAAAAATCCTGTGTTTATTCAAGAACATGCAGATATCATTG GTTGCCGTATTGTACTTCCTCGAGAAAGTGAGTCTGTGTTACTGGGTGCTGCTATTCTTGGTGCTGTTGCTGCGAAGAAATATGCCAGTCTAAGTGAAGCCATGAAGGCACTGAATGCGGCTGGTCAG